DNA sequence from the Caulobacter segnis genome:
GGTTTGTCCGTCATGAGCGAGGCTCGGCGCTCTATCGGCGGATTGAACATTTCCGACGCGTGCGCGATCGCGTGAAACAGGTCGGCAAACGGGTGAACGGCCTCATTGCCCAGCTTCCGTCCCCGACCTCGTTCGACATGGCGGCCTGGCTCGATCAGCCGTGTCTGGGCGAGTATTCACCGCGCCAGATGATCGAAGGGCGCGAAGCCCTGTGGGACAGCTTCGATGCAGCCCTGCAGGGGATCGAGCGGATGACGCTCGGCTGGCGGCACGTCGATCAATTGCTCGGGCTCCCGATCGAACCGCTGAGGGACGCCGCCCTCGCCCGCGAAGCCGAGGCCAGAGCCAAAGCCGCCCGCGAAAAGGCCCAAGCTGAGGCCAAGGAGGCGCAGGATCGTGTCGAGGCCATCGAGGCTTCGGCGCGCCTGCACCTGGGCGACGGCGCCGAGGCCTGGCTGGACGAGGGCCCGTCCGAGGGGCTGTCCTTCCGGCTGTTGGCGGGCCAAAGCAGCGGAGGTCTCGAACGCGCCCGCAACGCCCTTTGGGCACGTCTCCGAGAGATCGAAGCCGAGGCTGAACGGCAAAAGCGCTGGACCCGCAATCTCGCCGAACTGGGCCGGCAGGTGTTCAAGTTCTACGACGAGGTCAAAGGCCGCGTGTGGATGAACGGCAGCCATCCCAAGCTCGGCGGAATGGCCCCGAGGGACGCCGCCCGGGAAGACGCCGGGCTCAAGGCGAGCCTGGCGCTCCTACCTCGCAAGCCCGAGCGTTCCGGCCACTAGGGACCAACGCCTGCGACCCGACGCCGCTCCGCGTCGCTACGCGCTTGCGCCGGCCCCCAACATGGTGAACGTGCGCCGATGTCCAAGTACGAGCCCCTGCGACGCTACCTTGCCCGGCAACGGGCCGCGCGCGTCGAGATGACCTTCAACGAGATCGAGAACATGATCGGCGCGCTCCTGCCCAAGGCGGCGGCGCGTGCGGTGTGGTGGGACGAAGCGGCGGCGAGCGGCGGCGCCGTTCAAACCCGCGCCTGGCGCGGCGCCGGCTATCGCGCCCAGCTCGGGACCAATGAGCGGGTGGTCTTCGAGCGGAACGCGACCCTGACCTCTTGAACCGGTGACCCGCGCGGCGCCCCCAAAGGGCGCCGCGCCCGGCCCCCGACGCTCGGGAGCCAGACTTGGCCAGCCCTCGTCCTTGCCAGGCCTAGCGCCCCCAGAACACATGCACCTCGCCATGAGGGGCCTCGAGCGTGAAGACGTCGCCGTTGATCGAGGCGTCACGGGCCATGGCGTCATAATCGATGTAGTAGCGCAGGCTTTCCGGGATGGCCGTGGTTTCCTCGGTCAGCTCCTGGAAGTAGTCGGCCAGACGCGCGAACACCCCCCGATATCCATCGTCGAGCGCCTCGGCCGCTGCGGAGAGGTCGCCGCTCAGATGCTCAAGCACCAAGGCGCCCAGTGGGCCACGCTCGCGCAGGAAGCCGGCGATCTCGACCACCCGGTCGATCCCCGCATACTCGGCGATCTCCACGCCCCCAAAGTCCTCATAGTCATGGATGGCGTATTCTTCCGCGCCCGCGATAGGCGAGCTTGCGAGCATGGCGGCGATGGCCTCGCGTACATCGTCGGCGTCCTCGACGTCGATCCATGCCCCATGCAGGTGTCCGTTATTGTAGGCCGCCAGACAGGCGACATAGATCCGGGGCTCCAGGCTCTCCGCGTCAGCCATCTTGCTCTCTCCTTGGGTCGTCGGGTTGCGGACGCAGAAGGCGCGTCTGCAACCCGGCGCCCGTCGGCGAGACCGGGGGTGCAAGCGAAGGAGCGGCTTCGCGGGGACCCGGCTGCAGGGCTTGGAGGCCCGAAGGTTCACGAGGGTTCGACAAAGCCCGAAGCTGGGCGGAAGACGATCCGAAGTGCGCTGGGGGCGGAGCCCCAAGCCTTGCGCGCCCGCATGTCGGGCGCTGATGACAATGAAGCCTGTACAGGAGAGCGCGCGACGCGCGCTCGGGAGGCGGCGTCGAGCGATCGGCGGCAGGCCAAAGCCTGCCCGAAGGGACACGCCCGCAGGAGCCGCGAGCCGGAGGCGGCCCGAAGGGCGCGGCGGGACCGAGCGTGTCCGCCGATCGCTCTCCTGATGGGTCGCCAGCGCCGTGTAGCCAGCGTGACGGCTTCCATCACGGCGGCATTTGGCTGAGTGTGGCCAGCTTAGCCTTAGAATTGGGCGCGCCTAGCCCCGTCCGCCGCGAGAAGGAAAGCGATCGCATGAAGATGCTGAGCGTCGGATCCCAGGGCGTGGTCAATCTCATCCTCGACAAGGTCGAGATCCAAACCACCCTTGGGGGTTTCGAGTTGGTGTTCTGGCTCCAGGGCCAGACCGTGACGCCCAACCCAGACTATTGGGCCCTCGTTCATAGCGCCGACGTCCTGGTCGATGGCGCTCAAGGCCGCCTGGCTGGACTCGGCCTTGCCCGTCCGGCGACACCCCTGCGCTTTGCCACCAGGCCAACGCCCTCAACCGTAAGCGTGCAATTCAGGCTTTCCGTAACCGCGCATCAGTTGGCGGCGATCGAGACGCTGCGAAACTGCGGCGACCTGACGTTCAAACTGGTCGTCTCGGGCGAGGGCGGTCCGCGTTCCGATCCTGACCGCATTGAACGGATCCATGAGGACTTCTGGCTTCGCGAGGAGCGTTCAGCCTGGATCGACAAGTTGGTGGCGGCCAAGGCTTTGGACGTCACGCTTCTCGAAATTCCGATGCCGTTCGTCGATCCGCCCGAGGCCCATCGAACGCTCACGGAAACGCTGCGGCGAGCGCAGCATCTCTTCGCCGAGGGGCGCTATCCTGAGAGCATCACCTGCTGCCGCACGGCGCTCGACGCGCTGGCTGTGCTTGAAGGGCGTGCGGAGGGCTGGGCCAACAAGGCGCTCGAACGCTGCGGCACGGACCGTCGCGGCATGACCAAGGAGCAGCGGCAACTCGCGGTCGAGGGCGCCCTCGTTCATTTCAGCCACTTGGGCGCCCATCCAAATGAGGTGCAACTCGACCGACGAGACGCCAAGCTCGTCATTGCGCTGACTGCCAGTCTCCTTGCATTCCACGCAGGGTGACCGGACTAGCCGTGAGTGGGCGACTTGCCTCTTCTTGTCCGTGGACTCGCCTCAGCTCCTAGGAGATCGATCTGAAGGCGCCCCCGAAACCGCGCACGCATAACATTGATACGCGGAATGTTACCGTGTAGGTTGTTCTCGTAGCCGGGGGGCTTTTCCATGATCTTTCGAGGCAGATTGCAGCGTGGGCTCGTGGTCCGCGCCAAGATGACCAACCTGGGCGCGGGCAATATCCAGCTGCGCTATCGCGGCGGCCAGGGCGGTCCTACCAGTGGGCTCTTGCTGGCCCCGACGGCCGGCGGCGGTTCCAAAGGACCGCCTGAGTGGAGCTTCTCGACCGATCACGTCGCCCAATGGGTTACAGACGGCCTCCCGATTGAGTTTCTGATCACCTTCCAAGGCGGCGCGATCGACGGAGACGCCATCGGCCGGCTCATGGTCAGTCAACAAGGAAACGCCTTGCCAGCGGACGAGGATGGCGAGGCTCTTCCGGCGGACGGCCAAGGCTACGTCCAAGTCGTGACCATCCAGGCCGGCGGTCGCTCGCGGGTCTTCAGCGTGATGCTCACCTGATGCGCCGGCTCACGACGGCGACGCTGCTAGCCGCTGCGGTAAGCATCGCGGGAAATGCCATCGCGCAGGATGGCCCTCAGGAAGCGACTTTGAAGAAGCGCGACCCAGCCAACGAGGGCATCTTCGGTTTCGACTATGGCGCGCCGACATCACCGGCCTTGAGCCTGGCCGGACTTTCGCCGGACAAGACGACCGTTTCGACTAGCTTCAAGCCCTTCATTATCAGCCTGCCCTCGCTTGGCGACGGGGCGGCGGGAGAAAGCGCTGGCCTGGACGTTTCCATGGCCTGGCTGTTCGGCGGCCCCAAGCGCAACACCCTGGGCGACTACCGAAAGCTCGATCCGATCAGCCAGGTCCTTTGGCGCGGCCATCTGGGTTGGGGCGGCACGAACGGGGACGACGCAGGCGGCGACGCCAAGAAGGCGAAGGCCTCCCGCATGGCCTTGTCCTACAGCACCTCACTCCTGCGGCTCAGCGACCCCTTGCTGCAGAAGACCGCGGCCGGCGACTGGCTCTTCGACAGTTGCGTGCAAGGGATCTCCGAGTGGGGCCTGCACGACGCGACGGTGAATGCTTTTGCCGAGAGAGACTACCGACTGGATGGCTTACGCAATCGCCTGGGGAGCGGCGCGCCGCTGTCGGCCGGCGATCGCGCCCAGCTTGTCGCGCTCTTCGGCACGCCGACTTCGGCCGACCCGCCATTGCCGACTTTGCCCGCTCCGGACAAGCAGGAGATCGAGGCGCTGAGCTACCTGAAAGCGCTCGCCGAGAAGCGGGGCAACGCAACGCGGGTTGCAGAGTACGAAACCTTGATCGCGGAGGCGCAGAACCTCCCCGCCAAGGGAGCGCCCAATGCCGAGCCGGCATTCGACGGCGCCGAGCGGGCCTACTACATCAAGGCGCTGAAGGCCTTGCTCGCGAAGCAGTACAAGGCCGCCGACAAGGTCTCCGACAGCTACGCGGAACGGCTCGGGATCACCGAGAAGATCAACGGCTGCAAAAAGGCCGTTTCCAAGCAGGCGATCTACCAACCGCAGATCAACGTCGGCCTTGCGACCCTGTGGACCGGCAACAACGGGGACATGGAGGATTTCGACCCAGCCGGCCGAGCCGTGTGGATCGGCGCCCGCTATCCCCTGGCGCGCGTGATCGGTAAGAAGCCTGGCGACGAAGAAGCCGGCCTCTTGCGCTACCTCATGGTGGGGGTCAGCGGTCGGTTCGGTTGGAACGAGACCTTGGAGACCGGCGACGACACGACGCCGAAGTTCAGGGCCGACAGCTCCAGTGTCTGGGTCGGCATCGAGCACGTCACGCAGAAGACCCAGCTCGCCGCTCAGTACGGCTGGATGGACGTCGATGCTCGCGATCCGGCCCAGGCTGCTTTCTCGCGAGACGGCGAGCGCTGGCTCGTCTCGGCCAAGCGTCGGATCAGCAGCAAGGAAAACGGGATCTGGGCGGCGTTGAGCTATGGCAAGGCTAGTGGGACGTCGGACCTCTTCGACGACAAGGCCTTCACCTTCAGCGTGATCTTCGGCCCACCGGACGCGCCGAACCTGTTCGGCACGAAAACCAAGGACAAATAGGCGATCACGGCGCGCCGCCTCTCGATCTCAGGTCAATAGCGGCGCGACGTCGGCCTTGATCTTGTCCGTGAGCTCCTGAAGCCAATCCTTCGTCGGCGGATAGAGCGCGGCTTCCGGAACCACTGGGAAGGCGTCATTCGCCCAGAAGGTGGCGGGGTTGAAGCGGAACTTGGCGACGATGCGCCGGCCGAAATCCATCTCGTAGTGATCGTACTTGAGGGCCTGAGCCACACCGATCATCTCGGGGTACTCGCCCAGGAGATAGCCCTCCTGGATATGAGGGCGCAGCGCCGAAGGTGGGCAAACGCTCGAGAGCCGAACGATCTGCAGCCCACTCTCAGCATTAGCGGTGATGGCGCCGCTGATGTTCGGGACCGCCAGCACGTAAAGGTAGGCTTCGCGCGTCTTGCCCAAAGAGGCGAACGAGGCGGCGATCCGCAGGGATTGCGAGACGTCGAGCAGCGGCGTGGGGCAAACCTCGTAGTGCTGCAGTATGGACCAGCGCAGCAGACGCTCCCGGGCCACACGCTGGCGGCCGAGGCGCTTTTTGGCGTCGTACCCATCCGAAAGGGCGGCCTCGGCCTCATCGAGCGCCTTGAAACGCTTCTCGACCAGACCCTTTGCAAGGGTCTTCTTCGCCGGCGGCGCGCGAAAGATCGTCGGGCGCAACATGGTCAGGTGTTTGGTGCTCAGATAGTCGCCGGCCTGGCCGCGAAACAGCATGACGTGGGCGCGATTGCGCCACTGTAGTTCGGCGACCTTTGAGGCCAAGGTCGGATAGCTGTCGACGAAATAGCCTGGATCGGCGCGAACCTTGGTGTTCGTCACCTCCAAAGCCTCGGTCGCGGTGCTCAAGAACGACCACAGCCGCGTGCGTCCGACCGGTTCCATTCCGCCTGCCCCCGTCTGCCTTCAGAACAGCTCTTTCCAACCCTAGCGCAGGCTGCGGGCGGGCGCCGCCTCTTCGACCTAGCGAGCGTGACGGTCGGCCCCGTACCAACGCAGGAATATCCAGCCGCCGATGGCGATGCTGAAGGACCACACCCCCACCGACCGGAGCGTGGAGAAGAAACGGCCGGGCTCGATGTCGAGACTGGCGGGGTAGCCACCGATGACCACGGTCAACCAGGTCAGGCTTGCGACGACCAAGGTCACAACGGCTCCGGCGAGCACGATACGAGCCACCCACCTGGTCAACGACACGATCATTGGAAAAGCGCCTCCGACGGGGCATCGCGAAACTGCGAGGGCGGTTGAACATGGCCTCCAGGCTCTGACCCAGCAAGCGGACTGCGCGACCACAGTTGCGATTGATGGGCTGCCGATGGGGTTCTGCTGGTGGCGTCTGTGTGGAGCCCTTATCAGGCAAAGCTCGCCCCCGATGAATCGCCTCGGGCGCCGGTCCAGACCCGGAGCCACACCATACTGATGTTGTTTGCTGTCGCGGCCTCGATCATCGCCTGCACCGCGCCCGCCGTTCACGACGGCGACACCCTTCGCTGCGGCGATGAGCGGGTTCGTCTGTTCGGCGTCGACGCCCCAGAAGTTCGCCGAGGCAAAACGCCCGCCGAGCCCTTCGCCTACGAAGCTCGCGACGAACTCATACGCCTGACGCGCGGTCGGGTGGGGTGCCGATTTGTCGAGCGCGATCACTACGGCCGCTTCGTTGGCCGGTGTTGGTCGGACGCGACGCCAGACATCAACGCGGCCCTGATCCGGTCAGGCCTGGCCACGGAGTATCGACGCTACAGCAAAGGCGCCTACCGGGCGGCGGAAGACCAAGCGCGCGCCGCCAAGCGCGGACACTGGGCGAACGGCCAATAAGCGTCGGAGAAATCACGCCTCATTCAGGCGATTCCATCGGCGAGCCGTGGCGAACCGTATCGTCGGATGGCGAGGTCGAGCGACCATTGAGCCGCAATGCTTGCGAACCCCAGTGCAAAACCCAGTGCAAATCGCACGACTGCACTGGGGCGCTCGCGCCACCTGCGGTCAGGTCATTGATTTTCTTGGAGAAAATGGCGCGCCCGGAACGATTCGAACGTCCGACCCTCAGATTCGTAGTCTGATGCTCTATCCAGCTGAGCTACGGGCGCGCACTGCCTTGCGGCGAGGCGGGGGAGATAGCCGGTTCAATCCGGGGACGCAAGCCCGGTTTCGCGGATAATTTCGAAAAGTTTGGCGCATCGGCGTTCGATCGGCGCCCCGCCCTTGCACGGCTGAGGTTCAGGCGGACGGATTGAGGCCGGCGCCAGACTAACTGGGCGTGACAGCATCGCCCTATTGGTGTCCATGGGCGCTTTCGGGATGGCGGGCAGGCCCTCCCTTTACGTCTGTCGAGGATCCGTATGCGTCGTCTCGTGTCCCTGCTCGCCCTCTCCGCGGCCCTCCAACTGACCCTCTCGCCCGTCGCGGCCCTGGCCGAGTCGATCCCGCTGGGCATGCCGACGCCGAAGCCGGCTTCGACCTCGCTCGCGAGCAAGGGCATGGTCGCCGCAGCCAATCCTCTGGCGGTCGAGGCGGGCCTTCGGGTGTTGCGCGACGGCGGTTCGGCCGTCGACGCGGCCGTGGCCATTCAGGCGGTTCTGGGCCTGGTCGAGCCTCAGAGTTCGGGGCTGGGCGGCGGCTCCTTCCTGGTCTTCTACGACGCCAAGAGCGGCAAGGTGACGGCCTATGACGGCCGCGAGACGGCGCCCAGCGGCGCGGGGCCTGACATGTTCCTGGGCGCCGACGGCAAGCCCCTGCCCTTCGTGACGGCGGTGCTGTCGGGCCGCTCGACCGGCGTGCCGGGGGCGGTGGCCATGCTGGCCCAGGCCCAGAAGGAGCACGGCAAGATCGCCTGGAGCACGCTCTTCAGCGACGCCGAGAAACTGGCCGACGACGGCTTCGTGGTCAGCCCGCGCCTGGCCGGCATGATCAACAGCACGCGCGCGCCCCAGGCCTCCCAGCCTGACGCGGTGAAGTACTTCACCAAGCCCGACGGGACCCGCTACCAGGCCGGCGACGTGCTGAAGAACCCGGCCTATGCCGAGACGGTCCGCAAGATCGCCGCCCAAGGCCCCTCGGCCCTGCTGGAAGGCCCGATCGCCCAGGCGATCGTCGATCGCCTGCACGAGGGCGACCTGCCCAGCAGCATCACGCTGGAGGACCTGAAGCGCTACAAGCCGCGCTCGGCCCCGGCCCTGTGCCAGCCGTGGAAGGTCTACACGGTCTGCGTGCCCAACCCGCAGTCCTCGGGCCTGGCGGTGATCCAGGCGCTGAAGATGCTGGAGCACACCGACATCGGCAAGCGCGGCCCGACCGATCCGGTGGCCTGGACCCTGCTGGCCCAGGCCGAGCGCGTCATGTACGCCGACCGCGACCGCTATGTCGGCGACCCCGCGTTCGTGACCGTGCCGGTCGCCGGCCTGCTGGACCCCAAGTACGTCGCCGACCGCGCCAAGCTGATCACGCCGACGGCCGGTGAGGCGCCGCCCTTCGGCCACCCCAAGGGCGCGCCCAAGGTCGGCGTCGACATGACCAAGGAGCCAGGCGGCACCACCCACCTCGTCGTGGTCGACACCGCCGGCGACGTCGTCTCGATGACCACCACGGTCGAGAGCATCTTCGGCAACGGCCGGATGGTGGGCGGCTTCTTTCTGAACAACCAGCTGACCGACTTCTCGTTCGCGCCAAAGGAGAAGGACGGCGCTCCGGCGGCCAACGCCATCGCGGCGGGCAAGCGGCCGCGCTCGTCGATGGCCCCGCTGATCGTGCTGGACAAGAAGGGCAAGCTGGTCGCCGCCCTGGGCTCGCCCGGCGGCAACGCCATCCTGTCCTATAACCTCAAGGCCATGGTCGGGCTGTTCTACTGGGGCCTGAACATGCAGCAGGCCGTGTCGCTGCCGAACGTCGTCGCGCGCGGCGACACCTATTCAGGTGACGCCGACCTGTTCGGCCCGGCGATGCTGGCCGCGCTCAACGCGCGCGGCGTCAACGTCAAGGTCGGCCAGATCGAGGGCTCGGGCCTGCACGGCGTGATCGTGCGTCCCGGCGGCATGCTGGAAGGCGGCGCCGATCCGCGTCGCGAGGGCGTGGCCAAGGGCCTCTAAAGGGGTGTCAGGTGTGGGCCTGGTGCTCTTCCAGGCCCGCCTCGACCTCGGCCCGGGAGAAGACCTCCTCCTGCCCGTCGATCAGCAGTTCGGCGTCGGACGCCTCCTGCACCGCGACCATGGCCGCCACGCGGCGCAGGGCGCTCGGGGCGTCGGGCGCCTCCACCGTGATCTCGTGGATCGGCGCGCTGTCGGGCGAGGCGCCGATCATCACCGCGATGGTCCAGG
Encoded proteins:
- a CDS encoding thermonuclease family protein, producing the protein MLFAVAASIIACTAPAVHDGDTLRCGDERVRLFGVDAPEVRRGKTPAEPFAYEARDELIRLTRGRVGCRFVERDHYGRFVGRCWSDATPDINAALIRSGLATEYRRYSKGAYRAAEDQARAAKRGHWANGQ
- a CDS encoding FRG domain-containing protein, producing MSTATEALEVTNTKVRADPGYFVDSYPTLASKVAELQWRNRAHVMLFRGQAGDYLSTKHLTMLRPTIFRAPPAKKTLAKGLVEKRFKALDEAEAALSDGYDAKKRLGRQRVARERLLRWSILQHYEVCPTPLLDVSQSLRIAASFASLGKTREAYLYVLAVPNISGAITANAESGLQIVRLSSVCPPSALRPHIQEGYLLGEYPEMIGVAQALKYDHYEMDFGRRIVAKFRFNPATFWANDAFPVVPEAALYPPTKDWLQELTDKIKADVAPLLT
- a CDS encoding antirestriction protein ArdA, with product MADAESLEPRIYVACLAAYNNGHLHGAWIDVEDADDVREAIAAMLASSPIAGAEEYAIHDYEDFGGVEIAEYAGIDRVVEIAGFLRERGPLGALVLEHLSGDLSAAAEALDDGYRGVFARLADYFQELTEETTAIPESLRYYIDYDAMARDASINGDVFTLEAPHGEVHVFWGR
- the ggt gene encoding gamma-glutamyltransferase; this encodes MRRLVSLLALSAALQLTLSPVAALAESIPLGMPTPKPASTSLASKGMVAAANPLAVEAGLRVLRDGGSAVDAAVAIQAVLGLVEPQSSGLGGGSFLVFYDAKSGKVTAYDGRETAPSGAGPDMFLGADGKPLPFVTAVLSGRSTGVPGAVAMLAQAQKEHGKIAWSTLFSDAEKLADDGFVVSPRLAGMINSTRAPQASQPDAVKYFTKPDGTRYQAGDVLKNPAYAETVRKIAAQGPSALLEGPIAQAIVDRLHEGDLPSSITLEDLKRYKPRSAPALCQPWKVYTVCVPNPQSSGLAVIQALKMLEHTDIGKRGPTDPVAWTLLAQAERVMYADRDRYVGDPAFVTVPVAGLLDPKYVADRAKLITPTAGEAPPFGHPKGAPKVGVDMTKEPGGTTHLVVVDTAGDVVSMTTTVESIFGNGRMVGGFFLNNQLTDFSFAPKEKDGAPAANAIAAGKRPRSSMAPLIVLDKKGKLVAALGSPGGNAILSYNLKAMVGLFYWGLNMQQAVSLPNVVARGDTYSGDADLFGPAMLAALNARGVNVKVGQIEGSGLHGVIVRPGGMLEGGADPRREGVAKGL